A genomic stretch from Lathyrus oleraceus cultivar Zhongwan6 chromosome 2, CAAS_Psat_ZW6_1.0, whole genome shotgun sequence includes:
- the LOC127120443 gene encoding aspartic proteinase 36 isoform X1, translating into MAVFVPTQLISFFSLIFLHLTSFSPYLALSINPNNLLLFPSITDRNLSRPAMILPLHLTSPDSSISSFNPRRQLQRSESQHHPNARMRLYDDLLVNGYYTTRLWIGTPPQRFALIVDTGSTVTYVPCSNCEHCGRHQDPKFQPDLSTTYEPVKCTPDCNCDGDKMQCMYERQYAEMSSSSGLLGEDVVSFGNLSELPPQRAVFGCENDETGDLYSQRADGIMGLGRGDLSIMDQLVDKKVISNSFSLCYGGMDVGGGAMILGGISPPSDMVFTHSDSGRSPYYNINLKEIHVAGKQLRLNPKVFDGKHGTVLDSGTTYAYLPEVAFLAFKRAIMMERNSLKQISGPDPNYKDICFSGAGINVSQLSKSFPVVDMVFENGHKLSLSPENYLFRHSKVRGAYCLGVFSNGRDPTTLLGGIFVRNTLVMYDRENSKVGFWKTNCSELWERLHISDAPSPVPSNSELTNLTKAFEPSVAPSPSPSPSPSPSPSPSSSPSPSPSPSPSSSSSPSPSPSSSPSPSPSPSHDNIDQGELQIAQITISISFNISYTDMKPHITELTGLIAHELDVNTSQVQLMNLSSLGNGSLSRWAITPRPYADFFSNTTAMRMVSRLSEHHMQLPDTFGSYKLLDWNAEPSSKRTWWQQYYWVVALMGLLTLLLGVSALGIFLIWKNRQQAEHSYKPVDVAVPEQELQTL; encoded by the exons ATGGCGGTTTTTGTACCCACTCAACTCATCTCATTTTTCTCTCTAATTTTTCTTCACCTTACTTCCTTTTCTCCTTACCTCGCTCTCTCTATCAACCCTAACAACCTCTTACTCTTTCCCTCAATAACCGATCGTAATCTCTCTCGTCCCGCCATGATTCTCCCTCTGCATCTCACTTCACCCGATTCATCCATCTCGTCATTCAATCCTCGCCGTCAACTCCAGAGATCCGAATCGCAACACCACCCTAACGCTCGCATGAGACTCTACGACGATCTCCTTGTTAACGG ATACTATACCACGCGGCTCTGGATCGGTACTCCTCCACAGAGATTTGCTCTTATTGTTGATACCGGAAGTACTGTTACTTATGTTCCCTGTTCTAATTGCGAACACTGTGGTAGGCACCAG GATCCGAAGTTCCAGCCTGATTTGTCGACGACTTATGAACCTGTAAAATGCACACCGGATTGCAACTGTGATGGTGATAAGATGCAGTGCATGTATGAGAGACAGTATGCTGAAATGAGCAGTAGCAGTGGACTCCTTGGTGAGGATGTTGTGTCCTTTGGAAATCTGAGCGAGCTTCCTCCCCAACGTGCTGTCTTTGGCTGTGAAAACGATGAGACCGGTGATCTCTATAGTCAGCGCGCTGATGGCATCATGGGTTTGGGTCGTGGAGATCTAAGTATCATGGATCAATTGGTTGATAAAAAGGTAATAAGTAATTCATTCTCACTATGCTATGGTGGAATGGATGTTGGTGGAGGTGCTATGATTCTTGGCGGAATATCTCCCCCATCAGACATGGTCTTTACACATTCGGATTCTGGTAGAAG TCCATATTACAATATCAATTTGAAGGAGATACATGTTGCGGGGAAGCAATTGCGGTTAAACCCAAAGGTTTTTGATGGGAAGCATGGAACTGTCTTGGATAGTGGCACCACTTATGCATACCTACCAGAAGTTGCATTTCTTGCTTTTAAACGTGCT ATTATGATGGAACGTAACTCTTTGAAGCAAATTAGTGGTCCAGATCCAAATTATAAAGATATATGTTTTTCTGGTGCTGGAAT AAATGTCTCTCAACTCTCTAAAAGCTTTCCAGTGGTTGACATGGTATTTGAAAATGGTCACAAGTTATCACTGTCTCCTGAAAATTACTTGTTTCGG CATTCAAAAGTACGTGGTGCATATTGTCTGGGGGTTTTCTCAAATGGAAGGGATCCAACTACTCTTTTAGGAG GTATTTTTGTCCGTAACACTCTTGTAATGTATGATCGTGAGAATTCTAAAGTTGGTTTCTGGAAAACAAATTGTTCCGAGTTATGGGAAAGATTACACATCTCTGATGCCCCATCACCAGTGCCTTCAAATTCAGAATTAACGAACTTAACCAAAGCATTTGAACCTTCAGTTGCTCCATCTCCATCTCCATCTCCATCTCCATCTCCATCTCCATCTCCATCTTCATCTCCATCTCCATCTCCATCTCCatctccatcttcatcttcatctccaTCTCCATCTCCATCTTCATCTCCATCTCCATCTCCATCACCATCACATGATAATATTGATCAAG GTGAACTCCAGATTGCTCAAATAACAATTTCCATTTCATTTAACATAAGCTACACGGATATGAAGCCTCACATTACAGAGTTGACTGGACTCATAGCTCATGAGTTAGATGTTAATACATCACAG GTTCAGTTAATGAATCTTTCTTCACTTGGAAATGGGTCCCTCTCTAGATGGGCCATAACCCCAAGGCCGTATGCAGATTTCTTTTCTAACACCACTGCAATG AGAATGGTGTCCCGGCTTTCTGAACATCACATGCAACTCCCAGACACATTCGGAAGTTATAAGTTGCTTGATTGGAATGCCGAGCCTTCATCAAAACG GACTTGGTGGCAGCAATACTATTGGGTCGTGGCTTTAATGGGTTTGCTTACATTGCTTCTTGGGGTATCTGCCTTGGGAATATTCTTAATTTGGAAAAACAGACAGCAAGCAGAGCATTCATATAAACCAGTTGATGTAGCTGTTCCAGAGCAGGAACTTCAAACATTATGA
- the LOC127120443 gene encoding aspartic proteinase 36 isoform X2, translating into MAVFVPTQLISFFSLIFLHLTSFSPYLALSINPNNLLLFPSITDRNLSRPAMILPLHLTSPDSSISSFNPRRQLQRSESQHHPNARMRLYDDLLVNGYYTTRLWIGTPPQRFALIVDTGSTVTYVPCSNCEHCGRHQDPKFQPDLSTTYEPVKCTPDCNCDGDKMQCMYERQYAEMSSSSGLLGEDVVSFGNLSELPPQRAVFGCENDETGDLYSQRADGIMGLGRGDLSIMDQLVDKKVISNSFSLCYGGMDVGGGAMILGGISPPSDMVFTHSDSGRSPYYNINLKEIHVAGKQLRLNPKVFDGKHGTVLDSGTTYAYLPEVAFLAFKRAIMMERNSLKQISGPDPNYKDICFSGAGINVSQLSKSFPVVDMVFENGHKLSLSPENYLFRHSKVRGAYCLGVFSNGRDPTTLLGGIFVRNTLVMYDRENSKVGFWKTNCSELWERLHISDAPSPVPSNSELTNLTKAFEPSVAPSPSPSPSPSPSPSPSSSPSPSPSPSPSPSHDNIDQGELQIAQITISISFNISYTDMKPHITELTGLIAHELDVNTSQVQLMNLSSLGNGSLSRWAITPRPYADFFSNTTAMRMVSRLSEHHMQLPDTFGSYKLLDWNAEPSSKRTWWQQYYWVVALMGLLTLLLGVSALGIFLIWKNRQQAEHSYKPVDVAVPEQELQTL; encoded by the exons ATGGCGGTTTTTGTACCCACTCAACTCATCTCATTTTTCTCTCTAATTTTTCTTCACCTTACTTCCTTTTCTCCTTACCTCGCTCTCTCTATCAACCCTAACAACCTCTTACTCTTTCCCTCAATAACCGATCGTAATCTCTCTCGTCCCGCCATGATTCTCCCTCTGCATCTCACTTCACCCGATTCATCCATCTCGTCATTCAATCCTCGCCGTCAACTCCAGAGATCCGAATCGCAACACCACCCTAACGCTCGCATGAGACTCTACGACGATCTCCTTGTTAACGG ATACTATACCACGCGGCTCTGGATCGGTACTCCTCCACAGAGATTTGCTCTTATTGTTGATACCGGAAGTACTGTTACTTATGTTCCCTGTTCTAATTGCGAACACTGTGGTAGGCACCAG GATCCGAAGTTCCAGCCTGATTTGTCGACGACTTATGAACCTGTAAAATGCACACCGGATTGCAACTGTGATGGTGATAAGATGCAGTGCATGTATGAGAGACAGTATGCTGAAATGAGCAGTAGCAGTGGACTCCTTGGTGAGGATGTTGTGTCCTTTGGAAATCTGAGCGAGCTTCCTCCCCAACGTGCTGTCTTTGGCTGTGAAAACGATGAGACCGGTGATCTCTATAGTCAGCGCGCTGATGGCATCATGGGTTTGGGTCGTGGAGATCTAAGTATCATGGATCAATTGGTTGATAAAAAGGTAATAAGTAATTCATTCTCACTATGCTATGGTGGAATGGATGTTGGTGGAGGTGCTATGATTCTTGGCGGAATATCTCCCCCATCAGACATGGTCTTTACACATTCGGATTCTGGTAGAAG TCCATATTACAATATCAATTTGAAGGAGATACATGTTGCGGGGAAGCAATTGCGGTTAAACCCAAAGGTTTTTGATGGGAAGCATGGAACTGTCTTGGATAGTGGCACCACTTATGCATACCTACCAGAAGTTGCATTTCTTGCTTTTAAACGTGCT ATTATGATGGAACGTAACTCTTTGAAGCAAATTAGTGGTCCAGATCCAAATTATAAAGATATATGTTTTTCTGGTGCTGGAAT AAATGTCTCTCAACTCTCTAAAAGCTTTCCAGTGGTTGACATGGTATTTGAAAATGGTCACAAGTTATCACTGTCTCCTGAAAATTACTTGTTTCGG CATTCAAAAGTACGTGGTGCATATTGTCTGGGGGTTTTCTCAAATGGAAGGGATCCAACTACTCTTTTAGGAG GTATTTTTGTCCGTAACACTCTTGTAATGTATGATCGTGAGAATTCTAAAGTTGGTTTCTGGAAAACAAATTGTTCCGAGTTATGGGAAAGATTACACATCTCTGATGCCCCATCACCAGTGCCTTCAAATTCAGAATTAACGAACTTAACCAAAGCATTTGAACCTTCAGTTGCTCCATCTCCATCTCCATCTCCATCTCCATCTCCATCTCCATCTCCATCTTCATCTCCATCTC CATCTCCATCTCCATCTCCATCACCATCACATGATAATATTGATCAAG GTGAACTCCAGATTGCTCAAATAACAATTTCCATTTCATTTAACATAAGCTACACGGATATGAAGCCTCACATTACAGAGTTGACTGGACTCATAGCTCATGAGTTAGATGTTAATACATCACAG GTTCAGTTAATGAATCTTTCTTCACTTGGAAATGGGTCCCTCTCTAGATGGGCCATAACCCCAAGGCCGTATGCAGATTTCTTTTCTAACACCACTGCAATG AGAATGGTGTCCCGGCTTTCTGAACATCACATGCAACTCCCAGACACATTCGGAAGTTATAAGTTGCTTGATTGGAATGCCGAGCCTTCATCAAAACG GACTTGGTGGCAGCAATACTATTGGGTCGTGGCTTTAATGGGTTTGCTTACATTGCTTCTTGGGGTATCTGCCTTGGGAATATTCTTAATTTGGAAAAACAGACAGCAAGCAGAGCATTCATATAAACCAGTTGATGTAGCTGTTCCAGAGCAGGAACTTCAAACATTATGA